Proteins from one Pseudomonas grandcourensis genomic window:
- a CDS encoding acyl-CoA dehydrogenase → MGGKASFNWIDPLLLDQQLTEEERMIRDTAAQFAQQSLAPRILEAFRHEKTDPAIFREMGEVGLLGATIPEQYGGSGLNYVSYGLIAREVERVDSGYRSMMSVQSSLVMVPINEFGTEAQKQKYLPKLASGEWIGCFGLTEPNHGSDPGAMISRARKVEGGYSLTGNKMWITNSPIADVFVVWAKDDAGDIRGFVLEKGWKGLSTPAIHGKVGLRASITGEIVMDNVFVPEENIFPDVRGLKGPFTCLNSARYGISWGALGAAEFCWHTARQYTLDRQQFGRPLAATQLIQKKLADMQTEITMALQGCLRLGRMKDEGTAAVEITSMMKRNSCGKSLDIARMARDMLGGNGISDEFGVARHLVNLEVVNTYEGTHDVHALILGRAQTGIQAFY, encoded by the coding sequence ATGGGCGGTAAAGCTAGCTTCAACTGGATCGATCCCCTGCTGCTGGATCAACAGCTCACTGAAGAAGAACGCATGATTCGCGACACGGCTGCGCAATTCGCTCAGCAAAGCCTTGCGCCGCGCATCCTCGAAGCTTTCCGTCATGAGAAGACCGACCCGGCGATCTTCCGCGAAATGGGTGAAGTCGGTCTGTTGGGTGCAACCATCCCCGAGCAGTACGGCGGCAGTGGCCTGAACTATGTCAGCTATGGCCTGATCGCCCGTGAAGTCGAGCGCGTCGACTCCGGCTATCGCTCGATGATGAGCGTGCAGTCCTCGCTGGTGATGGTGCCAATCAATGAATTCGGTACCGAAGCGCAGAAGCAGAAGTACCTGCCGAAACTGGCGTCGGGCGAGTGGATCGGCTGCTTCGGCCTGACCGAGCCTAACCACGGCTCCGACCCGGGCGCGATGATCAGTCGTGCGCGCAAAGTGGAAGGCGGCTACAGCCTCACCGGCAACAAGATGTGGATCACCAACAGCCCGATCGCCGATGTGTTCGTGGTCTGGGCCAAGGACGATGCCGGTGACATCCGCGGCTTCGTTCTGGAGAAAGGCTGGAAAGGTCTGAGCACTCCGGCAATTCACGGCAAGGTGGGCCTGCGGGCATCGATCACCGGTGAAATCGTGATGGACAACGTGTTCGTTCCGGAAGAGAACATTTTTCCGGATGTCCGTGGCCTGAAAGGTCCTTTCACTTGCCTTAACTCGGCCCGTTACGGTATCTCCTGGGGTGCGCTGGGTGCAGCCGAGTTCTGCTGGCACACCGCTCGCCAGTACACCCTGGATCGTCAACAGTTCGGTCGCCCGCTGGCCGCCACCCAGTTGATCCAGAAGAAGCTGGCCGACATGCAGACTGAAATCACCATGGCGCTGCAAGGCTGTCTGCGTCTGGGTCGTATGAAAGACGAAGGGACCGCTGCAGTCGAAATCACCTCGATGATGAAGCGCAACTCTTGCGGCAAGTCCCTGGACATCGCGCGCATGGCACGCGATATGTTGGGCGGCAACGGCATCTCCGATGAATTCGGTGTTGCGCGTCACCTGGTCAACCTGGAAGTGGTGAACACCTATGAAGGTACTCACGACGTCCATGCGCTGATCCTCGGCCGTGCGCAAACCGGCATCCAGGCGTTCTATTAA
- a CDS encoding NAD(P) transhydrogenase subunit alpha — protein MEDMLISHGIYNLIIFVLAIYVGYHVVWNVTPALHTPLMAVTNAISAIVIVGAMLAAALTVTPLGKTMGTLAVALAAVNVFGGFLVTRRMLEMFKKKAAKAPAAKAAAVKAEVQQA, from the coding sequence ATGGAAGACATGCTGATCTCTCACGGTATCTACAACCTGATCATCTTCGTGCTGGCTATCTATGTCGGTTACCACGTGGTCTGGAACGTCACACCGGCACTGCACACACCGCTGATGGCGGTCACCAACGCCATCTCGGCCATCGTGATCGTCGGCGCCATGCTCGCCGCCGCCCTCACCGTGACCCCGCTGGGCAAGACCATGGGCACCCTGGCCGTGGCCCTGGCTGCGGTCAACGTGTTTGGTGGCTTCCTGGTGACCCGCCGCATGCTGGAAATGTTCAAGAAGAAAGCGGCCAAAGCTCCGGCTGCAAAAGCCGCAGCAGTCAAGGCTGAGGTGCAGCAAGCATGA
- a CDS encoding DUF1127 domain-containing protein: MERTLSSELFFEDTAAKTQASMPLRVIANLMLWQRRITSRHQLARLDSRLLADAGISEAQRYEELSKPFWR, from the coding sequence ATGGAACGTACACTCAGTTCCGAACTGTTCTTCGAAGACACTGCTGCAAAAACCCAGGCTTCCATGCCTCTGCGCGTTATCGCCAACCTGATGCTGTGGCAGCGCCGCATTACCAGCCGCCATCAACTGGCTCGCCTGGATTCGCGTCTGCTGGCTGACGCCGGGATTAGCGAAGCACAACGCTACGAAGAGCTGAGCAAGCCGTTCTGGCGCTAA
- a CDS encoding LysR family transcriptional regulator, which yields MRRKIPSTTALISFEAAARHESFTKAAQELSLTQGAICRQIASLEEFLSVELFRRSRRGVKLTEAGLSYSRRVATQLDAVERDTLSVMGQQGTNVIELAVVPTFGTQWLLPRLKDFQQKHPEVTVNLTNRTRPFLFADTDFDAAIYFGDADWSGTESHRLMGENPMPVCSPNLLGNKTGLTPGEIADLPLLQQTTRPYAWRQWFDSQHLNVPRDMTGPRYELFSMLAQAAMHDMGIALIPPFLIQRELKEKRLVIANPQALSSIKAYYLMIPERKVESASLRAFRDWLVNQAHSYSLEG from the coding sequence ATGCGCAGAAAGATACCCAGCACCACCGCCCTCATCAGCTTCGAGGCCGCGGCGCGCCACGAGAGCTTCACCAAGGCCGCCCAGGAACTTTCGCTGACCCAAGGGGCGATTTGCCGACAGATCGCCAGCCTTGAAGAGTTCCTCAGCGTGGAACTGTTCCGACGTTCGCGGCGCGGGGTCAAGCTGACGGAAGCCGGACTCTCCTACAGCCGTCGAGTGGCGACTCAGCTCGATGCGGTTGAGCGCGATACCTTGTCCGTGATGGGACAGCAGGGCACCAACGTGATCGAGCTGGCCGTAGTTCCGACCTTCGGCACCCAGTGGTTGCTGCCGCGACTCAAGGATTTCCAGCAGAAACACCCGGAAGTGACGGTCAACCTGACCAACCGCACGCGGCCGTTCCTGTTCGCCGACACGGATTTTGATGCCGCCATCTACTTTGGTGACGCGGATTGGTCAGGTACAGAATCCCACAGGCTGATGGGTGAAAATCCGATGCCCGTTTGCAGCCCCAACCTGCTCGGAAACAAGACCGGTCTGACGCCCGGCGAAATCGCCGACTTACCTCTGCTGCAACAAACCACCCGCCCCTATGCCTGGCGCCAATGGTTCGACTCCCAGCACCTGAATGTCCCGCGAGACATGACAGGCCCCCGCTACGAGCTATTCTCCATGCTCGCCCAGGCAGCCATGCACGACATGGGCATTGCCCTGATCCCGCCGTTCCTGATTCAAAGGGAGTTGAAAGAGAAACGCCTGGTGATCGCCAACCCGCAAGCACTGTCCAGCATCAAGGCTTACTACCTGATGATTCCTGAGCGAAAGGTCGAATCCGCGTCTTTAAGGGCATTTCGTGACTGGCTGGTAAATCAGGCGCACAGCTACAGCCTAGAGGGATAA
- a CDS encoding acetyl-CoA hydrolase/transferase family protein: MYRDRIRLPSLLDKVMSAADAAALIEDGMTVGMSGFTRAGEAKAVPQALAERAKVTPLKITLMTGASLGNDLDKQLTEAGVLSRRMPFQVDSTLRKAINAGEVMFIDQHLSETVEQLRNQQLKLPDIAVIEAVAITEQGHIVPTTSVGNSASFAIFAKHVIVEINMAHNPNLEGLHDIYIPTYRPTRTPIPLVKVDDRIGSTAIPIPPEKIVAIVVTNQADSPSTVLAPDAETQAIADHLIDFFKQEVAAGRMTNKLGPLQAGIGTIANSVMCGLIDSPFEDLTMYSEVLQDSTFDLIDAGKLSFASGSSITLSSRRNADVFGNLERYKDKLVLRPQEISNHPEVVRRLGIIGINTALEFDIYGNVNSTHVCGTRMMNGIGGSGDFARNAHLSVFVTKSIAKGGAISSVVPMVSHVDHTEHDVDILVTEVGLADLRGLAPRERARVIIDKCVHPDYRQALNDYFTAACAIGGHTPHILRDALSWHINLEETGQMLKK, from the coding sequence ATGTACCGTGACCGTATTCGCCTGCCTTCGTTGTTGGACAAAGTGATGAGCGCTGCCGACGCTGCCGCTCTGATTGAGGACGGCATGACCGTCGGCATGAGTGGCTTTACTCGCGCAGGCGAAGCCAAGGCCGTCCCACAGGCGTTGGCCGAGCGTGCCAAGGTCACGCCGCTGAAGATCACCCTGATGACCGGCGCAAGCCTGGGCAACGACCTCGACAAGCAGTTGACCGAAGCCGGTGTATTGTCGCGACGCATGCCGTTTCAGGTCGACAGCACCCTGCGCAAGGCGATCAATGCCGGCGAGGTCATGTTCATCGACCAGCACTTGTCGGAAACCGTGGAGCAATTGCGCAACCAGCAATTGAAGCTGCCAGACATCGCCGTGATTGAAGCCGTAGCGATCACCGAGCAAGGGCACATCGTGCCAACCACCTCGGTCGGCAACTCGGCCAGCTTCGCGATTTTCGCCAAGCACGTGATCGTCGAGATCAACATGGCGCACAACCCGAATCTCGAAGGTCTGCACGACATCTATATTCCGACCTACCGTCCGACCCGCACGCCGATTCCACTGGTTAAGGTCGACGATCGCATTGGCAGCACCGCCATCCCGATTCCGCCGGAAAAAATCGTCGCCATCGTGGTCACCAACCAGGCTGACTCGCCCTCCACGGTGCTGGCGCCGGACGCCGAGACCCAAGCCATTGCCGACCACCTGATCGACTTCTTCAAACAAGAAGTGGCAGCCGGACGCATGACCAACAAGCTCGGCCCGCTACAAGCCGGTATCGGCACCATCGCCAACTCGGTGATGTGTGGCCTGATCGACTCGCCGTTCGAAGACCTGACGATGTATTCCGAGGTGCTGCAGGATTCGACCTTCGACCTGATCGATGCGGGCAAGCTGAGTTTTGCTTCGGGCAGTTCGATCACCCTGTCGAGCCGGCGCAATGCCGATGTGTTCGGCAATCTGGAGCGCTACAAAGACAAACTGGTTCTGCGCCCGCAGGAGATCTCCAACCACCCTGAAGTCGTGCGCCGCCTCGGCATCATCGGCATCAACACGGCGCTGGAGTTCGACATCTACGGCAACGTCAACTCCACTCACGTCTGCGGCACGCGGATGATGAACGGCATCGGTGGCTCGGGCGACTTCGCGCGCAACGCGCACCTGTCCGTGTTCGTGACCAAGTCGATCGCCAAGGGCGGTGCGATCTCCAGCGTGGTGCCGATGGTCAGCCATGTTGACCACACCGAACATGACGTCGACATCCTCGTGACCGAAGTGGGCCTGGCAGACTTGCGCGGCCTGGCGCCCCGGGAGCGTGCCCGGGTCATCATCGACAAGTGCGTGCATCCGGATTACCGCCAGGCGCTGAATGATTACTTCACCGCCGCGTGCGCCATCGGTGGACACACCCCGCACATCCTGCGTGACGCCCTGAGCTGGCACATCAACCTGGAAGAAACCGGGCAAATGCTGAAGAAGTAA
- a CDS encoding DUF2388 domain-containing protein → MSRLRLLSAAALFAVAANASATSFIVTTDAVVNALKATSDATTDVVSSSFKDDKIVLAARDDAASFVASEGSIRGVKLESAINHIHRQAPQLNATDAQLAQAILTI, encoded by the coding sequence ATGTCCCGTCTCCGTCTGCTCAGCGCTGCAGCCCTGTTTGCCGTGGCAGCCAATGCCAGCGCAACCAGCTTCATCGTGACCACCGACGCTGTAGTCAACGCGCTCAAAGCCACATCCGATGCGACCACCGATGTCGTCTCGTCGTCGTTCAAGGATGACAAGATCGTCCTCGCGGCCCGTGACGACGCTGCCAGCTTCGTCGCCAGTGAAGGTTCCATCCGCGGCGTGAAGCTGGAAAGCGCCATCAACCACATCCACCGCCAGGCGCCACAGCTGAACGCAACCGACGCACAACTGGCGCAGGCGATCCTGACGATCTAA
- a CDS encoding CaiB/BaiF CoA-transferase family protein produces the protein MGALSHLRVLDLSRVLAGPWAGQILADLGAEVIKVERPGNGDDTRAWGPPFLKDAYGENTSEAAYYLSANRNKQSVTIDFTRPEGQKLVRELAAKSDILIENFKVGGLAAYGLDYESLKAINPDLIYCSITGFGQTGPYAKRAGYDFMIQGLGGLMSLTGRPEGEEGAGPVKVGVALTDILTGLYSTVAILAALAHRGHDGGGQHIDMALLDVQVACLANQAMNYLTTGNAPKRLGNAHPNIVPYQDFPTADGDFILTVGNDGQFRKFAEVAGQPQWADDPRFATNKLRVANRAVLIPLIRQATVFKTTAEWVAQLEQAGVPCGPINDVAQMFADPQVKARGLAIELPHALAGMVPQVASPIRLSETPVEYRFAPPLLGEHTLEVLQRVLGLDAGAVSAFKASGVL, from the coding sequence ATGGGCGCGCTATCGCATCTACGGGTACTGGATTTATCGCGGGTGCTGGCCGGGCCTTGGGCCGGTCAGATCCTGGCCGACCTTGGCGCCGAGGTGATCAAGGTCGAGCGTCCGGGTAACGGCGATGACACGCGCGCCTGGGGGCCGCCGTTCCTTAAAGACGCTTATGGCGAGAACACCAGCGAGGCTGCCTATTACTTGTCGGCCAATCGCAACAAGCAATCGGTCACCATCGACTTCACTCGCCCTGAAGGGCAGAAGCTGGTGCGTGAACTGGCGGCCAAGTCGGACATCCTGATCGAGAACTTCAAGGTCGGCGGTCTGGCGGCTTATGGCCTGGACTATGAATCGCTGAAGGCGATCAATCCGGATCTGATCTATTGCTCGATCACCGGGTTCGGCCAGACCGGCCCTTACGCCAAGCGTGCGGGTTATGACTTCATGATCCAGGGGCTGGGCGGCCTCATGAGCCTGACGGGGCGACCTGAAGGCGAAGAAGGCGCGGGGCCGGTGAAGGTTGGCGTGGCGCTGACGGACATCCTGACCGGGCTGTATTCGACTGTCGCGATCCTGGCTGCGCTTGCGCATCGGGGTCACGACGGCGGTGGCCAGCATATCGATATGGCGCTGCTGGACGTGCAGGTGGCTTGTCTGGCCAACCAGGCAATGAACTACCTGACGACAGGTAATGCTCCTAAACGACTGGGTAATGCTCATCCGAACATCGTGCCCTATCAGGATTTTCCTACGGCGGATGGCGATTTCATCCTTACCGTCGGGAACGATGGTCAGTTCCGCAAGTTCGCGGAAGTGGCCGGGCAGCCGCAGTGGGCGGACGATCCGCGTTTTGCCACCAACAAGCTGCGGGTGGCAAACAGGGCAGTACTGATTCCGCTGATCCGCCAGGCGACGGTGTTCAAGACGACCGCTGAATGGGTGGCGCAGCTGGAGCAGGCTGGCGTGCCATGCGGGCCTATCAATGACGTGGCGCAGATGTTTGCCGATCCTCAGGTCAAGGCGCGCGGGTTGGCTATCGAGCTGCCGCATGCGCTGGCCGGGATGGTGCCTCAGGTGGCGAGCCCGATTCGACTGTCGGAGACGCCAGTGGAGTACCGTTTTGCACCTCCTCTGCTGGGTGAGCACACGCTGGAAGTTTTGCAGCGGGTGTTGGGCCTGGATGCCGGGGCGGTGTCCGCATTCAAGGCTTCGGGCGTTCTCTGA
- a CDS encoding Re/Si-specific NAD(P)(+) transhydrogenase subunit alpha, producing MHIGVPLETQTGETRVAATPETIKKLIGQGHKVTVQSGAGINASVVDSAYEAAGASIGSANDAFGAELILKVVAPSDSELALIKSGTVVVGMLNPFSNETIAKMAECGITAFALEAAPRTSRAQSLDVLSSQANIAGYKAVLLAAHHYPRFMPMLMTAAGTVKAARVLILGAGVAGLQAIATAKRLGAVIEASDVRPAVKEQIESLGAKFVDVPYETDEERECAVGVGGYARPMPSSWMQRQAAAVHERAKQADIVITTALIPGRKAPTLLSAETVAQMKPGSVVIDLAAAQGGNCPLTVADQVVVENGVTIVGPTNLASAVAADASALYARNLLDFMKLLFDKEGQLVINLEDDIVAACLMCRDGQIVRKNG from the coding sequence GTGCACATTGGTGTTCCTCTCGAAACCCAGACCGGTGAAACACGGGTTGCTGCAACCCCGGAAACCATCAAGAAGCTGATCGGCCAGGGCCATAAGGTCACTGTACAAAGCGGCGCCGGCATTAATGCCAGCGTTGTCGACAGTGCCTATGAAGCCGCAGGCGCAAGCATTGGCAGCGCCAATGACGCGTTTGGTGCAGAGCTGATTTTGAAGGTGGTCGCACCCAGCGACAGCGAGTTGGCGCTGATTAAAAGCGGCACCGTTGTAGTGGGCATGCTCAATCCGTTCAGCAATGAAACCATCGCCAAAATGGCCGAGTGCGGGATTACCGCCTTTGCCCTTGAAGCCGCACCTCGTACCTCCCGCGCCCAAAGCCTGGATGTGCTGTCCTCGCAAGCCAACATCGCCGGCTATAAAGCCGTGTTGCTGGCAGCTCACCACTACCCTCGTTTCATGCCTATGCTGATGACCGCTGCTGGCACCGTGAAAGCGGCCCGCGTGCTGATCCTCGGTGCCGGCGTGGCTGGTTTGCAGGCCATCGCTACCGCCAAACGCCTGGGTGCTGTGATCGAAGCGTCTGACGTGCGTCCTGCGGTAAAAGAGCAGATCGAGTCCCTCGGCGCCAAATTCGTCGACGTGCCTTACGAAACCGATGAAGAGCGTGAATGCGCCGTCGGTGTCGGCGGTTACGCCCGCCCGATGCCGTCCAGCTGGATGCAGCGCCAGGCCGCCGCGGTGCACGAACGCGCCAAGCAGGCTGACATCGTTATCACCACCGCGCTGATTCCCGGCCGCAAGGCGCCGACGCTGTTGAGCGCGGAAACCGTGGCACAGATGAAGCCGGGGTCGGTGGTCATCGACCTCGCGGCCGCCCAGGGCGGCAACTGCCCGCTGACCGTGGCCGATCAGGTGGTCGTCGAAAATGGCGTGACCATCGTTGGCCCGACCAACCTGGCCAGCGCCGTGGCGGCTGACGCTTCGGCGCTGTACGCACGCAACCTGCTGGACTTCATGAAACTGTTGTTCGATAAAGAAGGACAACTGGTGATCAACCTTGAAGACGATATCGTCGCCGCGTGCCTGATGTGCCGCGACGGCCAGATCGTGCGCAAGAACGGCTGA
- a CDS encoding NAD(P)(+) transhydrogenase (Re/Si-specific) subunit beta yields the protein MSMNLVTSLYLIASVCFIQALKGLSHPTTSRRGNLFGMLGMGLAILTTVGLIYKLGSELAQDGIVYVIIGLLIGGTAGSIMAKRVEMTKMPELVAFMHSMIGLAAVFIAIAAVVEPQSLGIVAQLGDAIPAGNRLELFLGAAIGAITFSGSVIAFGKLAGKYKFRLFQGAPVQFSGQHKLNLLLGLATLGLGVTFMLTGDYTAFAVMLALAFVLGVLIIIPIGGADMPVVVSMLNSYSGWAAAGIGFSLNNSMLIIAGSLVGSSGAILSYIMCKAMNRSFFNVLLGGFGNTADAAGPAGSKEARPVKSGSADDATFLLTNADTVIIVPGYGLAVARAQHALKELTEKLTHRGVTVKYAIHPVAGRMPGHMNVLLAEAEVPYDQVFEMDDINSEFGQADVVLVLGANDVVNPAAKNDPKSPIAGMPILEAFKAKTIIVNKRSMASGYAGLDNELFYLDKTMMVFGDAKKVIEDMVKAVD from the coding sequence ATGAGCATGAACCTGGTTACCTCCCTGTATTTGATCGCCTCGGTCTGCTTCATCCAGGCGCTCAAGGGCCTCTCGCACCCCACCACGTCGCGTCGTGGCAACCTGTTCGGCATGCTCGGCATGGGCCTGGCGATCCTCACCACGGTCGGCCTGATCTACAAGCTGGGCTCCGAGTTGGCGCAAGACGGTATCGTCTACGTGATCATCGGCCTGCTGATCGGCGGCACTGCCGGTTCGATCATGGCCAAACGCGTTGAAATGACCAAGATGCCCGAACTGGTCGCCTTCATGCACAGCATGATCGGCCTGGCCGCGGTGTTCATCGCCATCGCGGCGGTGGTCGAGCCGCAGTCGCTGGGTATTGTTGCGCAACTGGGTGACGCGATCCCGGCCGGTAACCGCCTGGAGCTGTTCCTCGGTGCCGCCATCGGTGCAATCACCTTCTCCGGCTCGGTCATTGCCTTCGGCAAGCTGGCCGGCAAGTACAAGTTCCGCCTGTTTCAGGGCGCACCGGTACAGTTCAGTGGCCAGCACAAGCTGAACCTGCTGCTGGGCCTGGCCACACTGGGCCTGGGCGTGACCTTCATGCTCACCGGTGACTACACCGCTTTCGCCGTGATGCTGGCCCTGGCCTTCGTGCTCGGCGTGCTGATCATCATCCCGATCGGTGGCGCGGACATGCCAGTGGTCGTGTCGATGCTCAACAGCTACTCCGGCTGGGCGGCGGCGGGTATCGGCTTCTCGCTGAACAACTCGATGCTGATCATCGCCGGCTCGCTGGTGGGCTCGTCCGGTGCAATCCTCTCGTACATCATGTGCAAGGCGATGAACCGCTCCTTCTTTAACGTGCTGCTCGGTGGCTTTGGCAATACGGCAGATGCCGCCGGCCCGGCGGGTTCGAAAGAAGCCCGTCCGGTGAAATCCGGTTCGGCTGACGACGCGACCTTCCTGCTGACCAACGCCGACACCGTGATCATCGTGCCGGGCTACGGCCTGGCGGTGGCCCGTGCTCAGCACGCGTTGAAGGAACTGACCGAGAAGCTGACCCATCGCGGCGTGACCGTGAAGTATGCGATCCACCCGGTTGCCGGTCGCATGCCCGGCCACATGAACGTGTTGCTGGCCGAGGCCGAAGTGCCTTACGACCAGGTGTTCGAGATGGACGACATCAACTCCGAGTTCGGCCAGGCCGACGTGGTACTGGTGCTGGGTGCCAACGACGTGGTCAACCCGGCCGCCAAGAACGATCCGAAATCGCCGATTGCCGGCATGCCGATCCTCGAAGCGTTCAAGGCCAAGACCATCATCGTCAACAAGCGCTCGATGGCCAGCGGCTACGCCGGTCTGGACAACGAACTGTTCTATCTGGACAAAACCATGATGGTGTTCGGCGACGCTAAAAAGGTCATCGAAGACATGGTCAAAGCCGTCGACTAA
- a CDS encoding DUF1127 domain-containing protein, whose product MNSLQDVSTPSVQSRPCLHWVRDLLTGLFASLERARTRRLLAQLDDRQLSDLGISHADRINELDKPLWR is encoded by the coding sequence ATGAATTCTTTACAGGATGTTTCCACCCCCTCAGTTCAATCGAGACCTTGCTTGCACTGGGTCAGAGATCTGCTGACAGGGCTCTTCGCTAGCCTGGAAAGGGCGAGAACACGACGTTTACTGGCTCAACTCGATGATCGTCAGCTTTCAGACCTTGGCATCAGCCACGCCGACCGCATCAATGAGTTGGATAAACCGCTCTGGCGCTGA